A single region of the Kocuria rosea genome encodes:
- a CDS encoding cory-CC-star protein: MRALDRLRSVQARLGAGLHEFYVAPYRRTFARAQRDEEDLFMMLVLSEALGVPNPASYYTVELLPVVYDRFHDWHRRMGMERSPLEHISCC; encoded by the coding sequence GTGAGGGCCCTCGACCGGCTGCGCTCCGTGCAGGCCCGCCTCGGTGCGGGCCTGCACGAGTTCTACGTGGCGCCCTACCGGCGCACCTTCGCCCGCGCCCAGCGCGACGAGGAGGACCTGTTCATGATGCTGGTCCTCTCCGAGGCCCTGGGCGTGCCCAACCCCGCCAGCTACTACACCGTGGAGCTGCTGCCCGTGGTCTACGACCGGTTCCACGACTGGCACCGGCGGATGGGCATGGAGCGCTCGCCCCTGGAGCACATCTCATGCTGCTAG
- a CDS encoding carbon starvation protein A → MNSIVLAVVGVAMMILGYILYSKFVARRIYQLQDSFVTPAHELGDGVDYVPTNKYVLWGHHFTSVAGAAPIVGPAIAVIWGWVPAFLWVTLGTVFFAGVHDLGALWASNRHRGKSIGSLSGQYIGHRGRNLFLVVIFLVLLMVNAAFAVVISNLLVGTPTSVIPTWGAIVVALLIGQAVYRYKWNLAVVSVVGVVALYALILLGDRFPVVLPETVLGLPANAFWIVVLFVYAGIASVLPVWMLLQPRDYINGLQLFIALGILYGAVLISAPTVVAPAFNTSVPEGTPSIVPLLFVTIACGAISGFHGIVASGTSSKQLDKETDARFVGYFGAVGEGLLALGAIIATTAGFRTLADWEAVYSAFGQGGVAAFVQGGASVVNSGLGIPPSLSATILATMAVLFAATTMDTGIRLQRFVVQEAGHIMGVSIGKVVSTLIVLAVAMGLTFSAGADGSGGMLIWPLFGTSNQLLAGLTLSMIAVILLRKGRPVLPVLVPLVFLLVMSVYALIVQLGQFWAAENWFLLVLDVIILIAALWVIVESVAAMNAARKSPPELDEETVSTSAGENRSL, encoded by the coding sequence ATGAACTCCATCGTCCTCGCCGTGGTCGGTGTGGCCATGATGATCCTCGGGTACATCCTGTACTCGAAGTTCGTGGCCCGCCGGATCTACCAGCTCCAGGACTCCTTCGTCACCCCCGCCCACGAGCTCGGCGACGGCGTGGACTACGTCCCCACCAACAAGTACGTGCTGTGGGGCCACCACTTCACCTCCGTGGCCGGTGCGGCCCCCATCGTCGGCCCCGCCATCGCCGTCATCTGGGGCTGGGTGCCCGCCTTCCTCTGGGTGACCCTCGGCACCGTCTTCTTCGCCGGCGTGCACGACCTCGGCGCCCTGTGGGCGTCCAACCGGCACCGTGGCAAGTCCATCGGCTCGCTGTCCGGGCAGTACATCGGCCACCGCGGCCGCAACCTGTTCCTGGTCGTGATCTTCCTCGTGCTGCTCATGGTCAACGCCGCGTTCGCCGTGGTGATCTCCAACCTGCTGGTCGGCACCCCCACCTCGGTCATCCCCACGTGGGGCGCCATCGTGGTAGCGCTGCTCATCGGCCAGGCGGTCTACCGCTACAAGTGGAACCTCGCCGTCGTGTCCGTGGTCGGCGTCGTGGCGCTCTACGCCCTCATCCTGCTCGGCGACCGCTTCCCGGTGGTCCTGCCGGAGACGGTCCTGGGCCTGCCGGCCAACGCGTTCTGGATCGTGGTGCTCTTCGTCTACGCGGGCATCGCGTCCGTGCTGCCCGTGTGGATGCTGCTGCAGCCGCGCGACTACATCAACGGCCTCCAGCTGTTCATCGCCCTGGGCATCCTCTACGGCGCCGTCCTGATCTCCGCCCCGACCGTGGTGGCGCCCGCGTTCAACACCTCCGTGCCCGAGGGCACGCCGAGCATCGTGCCGCTGCTGTTCGTGACCATCGCCTGCGGCGCGATCTCCGGGTTCCACGGGATCGTGGCCTCGGGCACGTCCTCCAAGCAGCTGGACAAGGAGACGGACGCCCGCTTCGTCGGCTACTTCGGCGCCGTGGGCGAGGGCCTGCTGGCACTCGGCGCGATCATCGCGACCACCGCCGGGTTCCGCACCCTCGCCGACTGGGAGGCCGTGTACAGCGCGTTCGGCCAGGGCGGCGTGGCCGCGTTCGTCCAGGGCGGCGCCTCGGTCGTCAACTCCGGGCTGGGCATCCCGCCGTCGCTGAGCGCGACCATCCTCGCCACGATGGCCGTGCTCTTCGCGGCCACCACGATGGACACCGGCATCCGCCTGCAGCGCTTCGTGGTGCAGGAGGCCGGGCACATCATGGGCGTCAGCATCGGCAAGGTGGTCTCCACCCTCATCGTCCTCGCGGTGGCCATGGGGCTGACCTTCAGCGCCGGCGCGGACGGCTCCGGCGGCATGCTGATCTGGCCGCTGTTCGGCACCTCCAACCAGCTGCTGGCCGGTCTGACGCTGTCGATGATCGCGGTGATCCTGCTGCGCAAGGGCCGCCCGGTCCTGCCCGTGCTGGTGCCGCTGGTGTTCCTGCTGGTGATGTCCGTCTACGCGCTGATCGTGCAGCTGGGGCAGTTCTGGGCCGCCGAGAACTGGTTCCTGCTCGTGCTCGACGTGATCATCCTGATCGCGGCCCTGTGGGTCATCGTGGAGTCCGTGGCCGCCATGAACGCGGCCCGGAAGAGCCCGCCCGAGCTGGACGAGGAGACCGTCAGCACCTCGGCCGGGGAGAACCGCTCCCTGTGA
- the nagA gene encoding N-acetylglucosamine-6-phosphate deacetylase, translating into MVTEDSPRRTVLSGRVHTGHTEHPDGLVVVEGDRVVHAGPRSGHPGGDPGEHHVLGPGQTVLPGLVDVHCHGGFGADFSSSAEEEIRATLEHVHRQGTTTLVASLVTASREDLLGAVPLLAALTGEGLIAGIHLEGPFLSTARCGAQDPAWMLEPDLGLAADLVAAAAGTLRTMTFAPELPGSRDLAELLVDHGVVPSLGHTDADTATVDDALRHLQGLLRDAPGDGPPRSPTVTHLFNAMPAIHHRSPGPVPACLRAAAQGRAVVELIADGTHLDPGIVRWAFELAGADSIALVTDGMAATGLTDGTYTLGAAEVRVQDGVASLVSNGSIAGGTATMLEVLRRTVAAGVPLGDALRSATVVPARVLGLAGEAGSLTAGALADLLVVGGGPPAGGRHAPGRVDLRGPTPLSRPRRRRGRSRRPRSRARWPSAATSRGRGGARAQVGNDPPGGSCGPRGRGVPWPCRKEPVMTQRNEAWPAGTPCWADLTASDPGRTQDFYRAVLGWEYDEPRPEHGGYRNALVGGRPVAGLSPAAPDLTGVPHVWQVYLASDRIDLCAERVLAAGGTQLMEPVEVGGAGRMGVWQDPTGASFGMWQAGEHIGFAVLDVPGSVAWCDLMTPDHHTARDFYAHVFGYHYEDIGEDGVAYATFTVPHGDRPAGGIGGTDPAAENAPAVWSVCFQVDDVDAAVQRVRDAGGAVMEDPFDFAYGRLAVVAGPDRESFAIMTPGEPM; encoded by the coding sequence TTGGTCACCGAGGACTCCCCGCGCAGGACGGTCCTCTCGGGCCGCGTGCACACGGGGCACACCGAGCACCCGGACGGTCTCGTGGTCGTCGAGGGGGATCGCGTCGTCCACGCCGGGCCGCGGTCCGGCCACCCCGGTGGCGACCCGGGGGAGCACCACGTCCTGGGCCCCGGGCAGACGGTGCTGCCGGGACTCGTGGACGTGCACTGCCACGGTGGTTTCGGCGCGGACTTCTCCTCCTCGGCGGAGGAGGAGATCCGCGCCACCCTCGAGCACGTCCACCGCCAGGGCACCACGACGCTCGTGGCCAGCCTGGTCACGGCCTCACGGGAGGACCTGCTGGGCGCCGTGCCGCTGCTGGCGGCGCTCACCGGGGAGGGGCTGATCGCCGGGATCCACCTCGAGGGCCCGTTCCTGTCCACGGCCCGGTGCGGGGCGCAGGACCCCGCATGGATGCTGGAACCGGACCTCGGGCTGGCCGCCGACCTCGTCGCCGCCGCGGCGGGGACGCTCCGGACGATGACCTTCGCCCCGGAGCTGCCCGGTTCCCGGGACCTGGCCGAGCTGCTCGTCGACCACGGCGTAGTCCCCTCCCTCGGGCACACCGACGCGGACACCGCGACCGTCGACGACGCGCTGCGCCACCTGCAGGGCCTGCTCCGCGATGCCCCCGGGGACGGCCCGCCCCGCTCGCCCACGGTGACGCACCTGTTCAACGCCATGCCCGCCATCCACCACCGGTCGCCCGGGCCGGTGCCGGCCTGTCTGCGCGCCGCGGCGCAGGGCCGGGCCGTCGTCGAGCTCATCGCGGACGGCACCCACCTGGACCCCGGCATCGTGCGGTGGGCGTTCGAGCTGGCCGGCGCGGACAGCATCGCGCTGGTCACCGACGGGATGGCCGCGACCGGGCTGACGGACGGCACCTACACGCTCGGTGCGGCGGAGGTGCGGGTGCAGGACGGGGTGGCCTCCCTGGTCTCCAACGGCTCGATCGCCGGAGGCACGGCCACGATGCTGGAGGTCCTGCGCCGGACGGTCGCGGCGGGTGTCCCCCTCGGGGACGCGCTGCGCTCGGCCACCGTGGTCCCGGCCCGCGTCCTGGGCCTGGCCGGGGAGGCCGGGAGCCTGACGGCGGGCGCGCTCGCGGACCTCCTGGTCGTGGGGGGAGGACCTCCGGCTGGAGGCCGTCATGCGCCGGGGCGAGTGGATCTCCGGGGACCCACCCCGCTGAGTCGGCCCCGGCGGCGCCGAGGTCGCAGCCGACGGCCACGCAGCCGGGCGCGGTGGCCGTCGGCTGCGACCTCGCGGGGCAGAGGCGGGGCGCGGGCGCAGGTGGGTAACGATCCCCCGGGCGGCTCCTGTGGGCCCCGGGGGCGCGGCGTACCCTGGCCGTGTCGGAAGGAGCCCGTCATGACACAGCGCAACGAAGCGTGGCCCGCCGGAACCCCCTGCTGGGCCGATCTGACCGCGTCCGATCCGGGCCGCACGCAGGACTTCTACCGTGCGGTGCTCGGCTGGGAGTACGACGAGCCGCGGCCGGAGCACGGCGGGTACCGCAACGCCCTGGTCGGCGGGAGACCCGTGGCCGGGCTCTCCCCGGCGGCCCCGGACCTGACGGGCGTCCCGCACGTGTGGCAGGTCTACCTCGCCTCGGACCGGATCGACCTCTGCGCCGAGCGGGTCCTCGCCGCGGGCGGCACCCAGCTGATGGAGCCGGTGGAGGTGGGCGGGGCCGGCCGGATGGGCGTCTGGCAGGATCCCACCGGGGCGTCCTTCGGGATGTGGCAGGCCGGGGAGCACATCGGCTTCGCCGTGCTCGACGTGCCCGGCAGCGTCGCCTGGTGCGACCTCATGACCCCCGACCACCACACCGCCCGCGACTTCTACGCCCACGTCTTCGGCTACCACTACGAGGACATCGGCGAGGACGGCGTCGCCTACGCCACGTTCACGGTGCCGCACGGGGACCGCCCGGCCGGCGGCATCGGCGGGACCGACCCCGCGGCGGAGAACGCTCCCGCGGTCTGGTCGGTCTGCTTCCAGGTCGACGACGTCGACGCGGCCGTCCAGCGGGTGCGCGACGCCGGCGGAGCGGTCATGGAGGACCCCTTCGACTTCGCGTACGGGCGGCTGGCGGTCGTGGCCGGCCCGGACCGGGAGTCCTTCGCGATCATGACCCCGGGGGAGCCGATGTAG
- a CDS encoding endonuclease/exonuclease/phosphatase family protein: MMKKLMAVGSAAALLVTAGALGASPAAAAPGHGPDRSTDLRVMSFNIHHGADGDDVLDLERTAAVIEASGAEVIGLQEVDDAWSSRSDFEDQAARLAELLDMHYVYGANLDAAPAEGRTENSRYGNAILSEHPIIDSENHLLTSIEYAEQPTEQRGLLEAVINVKGHHVGFYSTHLDHQRAEQRELQAREILQITGESSRPAVVVGDLNAEPDAPELQGLFEVFTDVFAALGQDDAYTFAPDGAPVEDAGLRIDYVLVSEDVRPRAAHVVRTSASDHLPIVADLAIPRSPNGLVR; this comes from the coding sequence ATGATGAAGAAGCTGATGGCCGTGGGATCCGCGGCCGCCCTGCTCGTGACCGCCGGCGCGCTCGGCGCGTCCCCCGCCGCGGCGGCCCCGGGCCACGGCCCGGACCGCAGCACCGACCTCCGCGTCATGTCCTTCAACATCCACCACGGCGCGGACGGGGACGACGTGCTGGACCTCGAGCGCACCGCCGCCGTGATCGAGGCGTCGGGCGCGGAGGTGATCGGGCTGCAGGAGGTCGACGACGCCTGGTCCTCGCGCAGCGACTTCGAGGACCAGGCGGCCCGCCTCGCGGAGCTCCTGGACATGCACTACGTCTACGGCGCGAACCTGGACGCAGCGCCCGCCGAGGGGCGGACCGAGAACAGTCGGTACGGCAATGCGATCCTCAGCGAGCACCCGATCATCGACTCCGAGAACCATCTGCTGACCAGCATCGAGTACGCGGAGCAGCCCACCGAGCAGCGCGGTCTGCTGGAGGCGGTGATCAACGTGAAGGGTCACCACGTCGGGTTCTACAGCACCCACCTCGACCACCAGCGCGCCGAGCAGCGCGAGCTGCAGGCCCGGGAGATCCTGCAGATCACCGGCGAGAGCTCGCGCCCGGCGGTGGTCGTCGGGGACCTCAACGCCGAACCCGACGCCCCGGAGCTGCAGGGCTTGTTCGAGGTGTTCACGGACGTCTTCGCGGCCCTGGGCCAGGACGACGCCTACACCTTCGCTCCCGACGGCGCCCCGGTCGAGGACGCCGGCCTGCGGATCGACTACGTCCTCGTGTCCGAGGACGTGCGGCCGCGGGCCGCGCACGTGGTGCGCACCTCCGCGTCGGACCACCTGCCGATCGTCGCCGACCTCGCGATCCCGCGGTCCCCGAACGGGCTGGTCCGGTAG
- a CDS encoding family 43 glycosylhydrolase, whose amino-acid sequence MTFRLADHWVWDSWLADDGQDYHLFFLRASRALRDPDRRHRRASIGHAVSADLENWTLLPDALVAGDEPSWDDMATWTGSTVQGHDGRWHLFYTGVSRAEDGLRQRIGSAVSDDLISWERTGAGPLEADPRWYEKLGEGTWPDEAWRDPFVFYDDDSRQWQMLVTARAATGDPDARGVVGHAVSDDLEHWTVRPPLTAPAGFGEMEVVQSQVVDGTAVLIFSCLPRLAPGIPFSETSTGTWIAPGAGRLGPWELERSSSFFVPGVYAAQLVRRRDGQWIVFGFQNGVDGSFVGEIASPVPLADLLTEGRLFPVHERPPIPTPCTRSTS is encoded by the coding sequence ATGACGTTCCGCCTCGCGGACCACTGGGTCTGGGACAGCTGGCTGGCCGACGACGGACAGGACTACCACCTGTTCTTCCTGCGGGCCAGCCGCGCCCTGCGGGACCCCGACCGGCGTCACCGCCGGGCCTCGATCGGGCACGCCGTCTCGGCCGACCTGGAGAACTGGACCCTCCTGCCGGACGCCCTCGTGGCCGGCGACGAACCGTCGTGGGACGACATGGCGACCTGGACGGGCAGCACCGTCCAGGGCCACGACGGCCGCTGGCACCTCTTCTACACCGGTGTCAGCCGCGCCGAGGACGGGCTGCGGCAGCGCATCGGATCGGCCGTCTCGGACGACCTGATCAGCTGGGAACGCACCGGTGCGGGCCCGCTCGAGGCGGACCCCCGCTGGTACGAGAAGCTCGGGGAGGGCACGTGGCCGGACGAGGCGTGGCGGGACCCCTTCGTCTTCTACGACGACGACAGCCGGCAGTGGCAGATGCTCGTGACGGCACGGGCCGCCACGGGGGACCCGGACGCCCGCGGCGTGGTCGGCCACGCCGTGAGCGACGACCTGGAGCACTGGACGGTCCGCCCCCCGCTGACCGCGCCCGCCGGCTTCGGGGAGATGGAGGTCGTCCAGTCCCAGGTCGTGGACGGGACCGCAGTGCTCATCTTCTCCTGCCTCCCGCGGCTGGCGCCCGGTATCCCGTTCTCGGAGACGAGCACCGGGACCTGGATCGCCCCCGGCGCCGGCCGGCTCGGGCCGTGGGAGCTCGAACGGAGCTCCAGCTTCTTCGTGCCCGGCGTCTACGCCGCCCAGCTGGTCCGCAGACGCGACGGCCAGTGGATCGTCTTCGGCTTCCAGAACGGGGTGGACGGCAGCTTCGTCGGCGAGATCGCGAGCCCGGTGCCCCTGGCGGACCTGCTGACGGAGGGGCGGCTCTTCCCCGTCCACGAACGACCACCCATCCCCACCCCCTGCACAAGGAGCACCTCATGA